A section of the Oryza sativa Japonica Group chromosome 1, ASM3414082v1 genome encodes:
- the LOC4324057 gene encoding receptor-like protein 7: MTTHHDPAAAASAPIVRMLLLVLLQIQLVAALSLLPPASAPPPAALPCRPDQESPLLRLKSSFSATDMSTAAFRSWRPGTDCCRWDGVRCGHGDGRVTSLDLGGRQLESRGGLDPAIFHLTSLEYLSLADNDFNGSPLPSSGFERLTELTHLSLRSTNITGVVPAGIGRLVNLVSLDLSTDFEIIDTFDDVYVFKMNSSLDAQQLAVPNLESLVANLSNLRELNLGLVNLSENGARWCNALVDSCPKLQVLRLSCCALSGPICATLPRLHSLSVIDLSFNSLPGLIPDFSNFPNLTALQLRRNDLEGFVSPLIFKHKKLVTIDLYHNPGIYGTLPNFSSDSHLENIYVGGTEFNGIIPSSIAELKSLKNLGLGATGFSGELPSSIGNLRSLKSLEISGFGLVGSIPSWVANLSSLTVLQFTNCGLSGSIPSSVGNLRNLGKLLLYNCSFSGKIPSQILNLTQLEILSLHSNNFIGTVELTSMWKLLDLFVLDLSDNNLVVVDGKGNSSTASIPKLGALRLSGCNVSKFPNFLRFQDEIEYLDLSYNHIDGAIPQWAWENWVKMDILSLKNNKFTSVGHDPFLPLSDMKALDLSENMFEGPIPIPRGYATVLDYSGNRFSSIPFKFTNYLSDVSFFKAGRNNFSGRIPPSFCSAMSLQLLDLSYNSFDGSIPSCLIEDVDKLEVLNLKENKLRGEFPDNIKESCSFEALDFSGNLIEGKLPRSLAVCKNLEVLNIGSNQINDSFPCWMGTLRKLQVLVLKSNKFFGHVAQSLGEEKGTCEFQSARIVDLASNKFSGILPQEWFNKLKSMMIKDSNLTLVMDHDLPRMEKYDFTVALTYKGMDITFTKILRTLVFIDLSDNAFHGSLPEAIGELVLLNVLNISHNSLTGPIPPQLGRLTQLESLDISSNELSGEIPQQLASLDFLTVLNLSYNKLEGEIPESPHFLTFSNSSFLGNDGLCGRPLSKGCINITSLNVIPSKKNSLDVLLFLFAGLGFGFGFALSIVVIWGIPIRKRSRVRQRAL; encoded by the coding sequence ATGACCACCCATCACgacccagcagcagcagcatctgcACCGATAGTGCGGATGCTGCTCCTTGTCCTGCTACAAATCCAGCTCGTCGCCGCGCTCTCGCTTCTCCCGCCGGCATCAGCACCACCGCCGGCCGCTCTCCCATGCCGTCCGGACCAGGAGTCACCGCTGCTCCGGCTGAAGAGCTCCTTCTCCGCCACCGACATGTCCACGGCGGCTTTCCGGTCATGGCGACCCGGCACGGACTGCTGCCGCTGGGACGGCGTCCGCTGTGGCCACGGCGACGGCCGCGTGACCTCCCTCGACCTGGGCGGCCGTCAGCTGGAGAGCAGAGGAGGCCTCGACCCAGCAATCTTCCATCTCACATCCCTCGAGTATCTTAGCCTCGCCGACAATGACTTCAACGGGTCTCCTCTCCCTTCCAGCGGCTTTGAGCGTCTCACAGAGCTCACCCATCTCAGCCTTCGCAGCACCAACATTACAGGCGTGGTACCAGCCGGAATCGGCCGTTTGGTGAATTTGGTATCCCTTGATCTCTCCACAGACTTTGAGATAATCGACACATTTGATGATGTCTATGTTTTTAAAATGAATTCGAGTCTCGATGCCCAACAGCTCGCTGTGCCAAACCTGGAAAGCTTAGTCGCAAACCTTAGCAATTTAAGGGAGCTCAACCTTGGCTTAGTAAACTTATCTGAAAATGGCGCCAGATGGTGCAACGCTCTAGTCGATTCCTGCCCAAAACTTCAGGTTCTTCGTTTGTCTTGCTGTGCTCTCTCTGGCCCAATATGTGCAACACTTCCCCGTTTGCACTCACTTTCTGTTATTGACCTATCGTTTAATAGTTTGCCCGGGCTAATTCCAGATTTCTCCAACTTTCCTAATTTGACTGCCCTCCAACTTAGACGTAATGACCTTGAAGGATTTGTCTCTCCATTGATCTTTAAGCACAAGAAACTAGTAACTATTGATCTTTACCATAATCCAGGAATATATGGTACTTTGCCAAACTTTTCATCTGATAGTCATTTGgaaaatatatatgttggtGGAACTGAATTCAATGGTATAATACCAAGTTCCATCGCTGAACTCAAATCTTTGAAGAATCTAGGCCTAGGAGCAACTGGCTTTTCTGGAGAACTGCCCTCATCAATTGGAAACCTCAGATCCTTGAAGTCATTAGAGATTTCCGGTTTTGGACTAGTAGGGTCCATACCATCATGGGTTGCGAACCTATCCTCTTTGACTGTGCTTCAGTTCACAAATTGTGGCTTATCTGGATCAATACCATCCTCTGTCGGTAACCTTAGGAATTTGGGAAAACTACTATTGTATAATTGCAGCTTTTCAGGAAAGATACCTTCACAAATCTTGAACTTAACACAGCTAGAAATACTCTCGCTTCATTCAAACAACTTCATTGGCACAGTAGAGCTTACCTCGATGTGGAAACTACTAGACCTGTTTGTCTTGGATCTTTCAGATAATAATCTGGTCGTTGTAGATGGAAAGGGTAATTCTTCAACGGCATCCATCCCCAAACTAGGAGCGTTACGTTTATCAGGTTGCAATGTTTCGAAATTCCCTAATTTCTTGAGGTTCCAAGATGAAATCGAATATCTTGATCTTTCATATAACCATATCGATGGAGCCATACCCCAATGGGCATGGGAGAATTGGGTCAAAATGGACATACTATCCTTGAAGAACAATAAGTTTACAAGTGTTGGGCATGACCCTTTTCTTCCTTTAAGTGATATGAAAGCACTTGATCTTAGTGAGAACATGTTTGAGGGGCCCATACCTATACCTCGAGGATATGCAACTGTGCTTGACTACTCAGGAAACAGGTTCTCATCTATACCATTTAAGTTTACCAATTATCTCAGTGATGTCTCGTTTTTCAAGGCCGGTAGAAACAATTTCTCTGGAAGAATTCCTCCATCCTTTTGTAGTGCAATGAGTTTACAGCTCCTTGATCTCTCATACAATAGCTTTGATGGTTCAATTCCTTCTTGTTTAATAGAGGATGTTGACAAACTGGAAGTATTAAATCTAAAAGAAAATAAGCTTCGTGGGGAATTTCCGGACAATATCAAGGAAAGTTGCTCATTTGAGGCACTGGATTTCAGTGGCAATTTGATTGAAGGGAAACTGCCAAGATCTCTGGCCGTTTGCAAAAACTTGGAGGTCCTTAATATTGGAAGCAATCAGATTAATGATTCCTTTCCATGTTGGATGGGCACACTTCGTAAACTTCAAGTTCTTGTGCTGAAATCAAACAAGTTTTTTGGGCATGTAGCACAGTCTCTGGGGGAAGAAAAAGGTACATGTGAATTTCAGAGCGCAAGAATTGTTGATCTAGCATCCAACAAGTTCTCTGGCATCTTGCCGCAAGAGTGGTTTAACAAGTTAAAGTCAATGATGatcaaagattcaaatttgacaTTGGTCATGGACCATGATCTCCCACGAATGGAGAAATATGATTTTACTGTTGCACTCACATACAAAGGGATGGACATCACATTTACTAAGATCTTGAGGACCCTTGTATTCATTGATTTATCAGATAACGCATTCCATGGCAGCCTACCTGAAGCTATAGGTGAACTTGTTCTGCTAAACGTGCTCAACATATCACACAACTCACTGACGGGGCCGATTCCACCTCAGCTTGGTCGTTTAACCCAGCTTGAGTCGTTGGACATCTCATCAAATGAGCTTTCAGGAGAAATCCCACAGCAGTTGGCATCCTTGGACTTCCTCACAGTGTTGAACCTGTCCTACAACAAGCTGGAGGGGGAAATACCAGAATCGCCTCATTTCTTGACATTCTCCAATAGTTCATTTCTGGGGAACGATGGTTTGTGCGGTCGTCCACTGTCGAAAGGATGCATCAACATTACATCTCTGAATGTGATCCCTTCCAAGAAGAATTCACTTGACGTTTTGCTATTCCTTTTTGCTGGATTGGGATTCGGCTTTGGATTTGCCCTTTCAATTGTGGTTATATGGGGAATTCCCATCAGAAAGCGGTCTCGAGTAAGGCAGAGAGCCCTCTGA